Part of the Candidatus Brocadia sinica JPN1 genome, AAGAAACGGTTTCCTTTTATCGGGACATCTTAGGCTTTTCGGTAACGTTTGAGAACAATTGGTTTGTGGAGTTTGCAGTAACCTCTAACGCCCGTTTGAGCGTGGCGAATGAACAACGGGCAACCGTTAAAAGCGCCAGGGGACAAGGTTTGACGCTGGCATTTCAGGTAGACAAGGCCGATGCGACATGGCAGTCTTTGAAGGCCAGGGGTGTAAACGTGGGCAAGATTGCTGACCATCCATGGGGCGGGAGGGCCTTTTTCCTGTTTGATCCTGAAGGGAATCGCCTGGAGGTATGGTCAGTTGAAAACTGAAGAACAAAACGTGAGATTCATAAATAATGCATTCATTTGAGATTCCCTGGTTCCGCACGGAATGATGGCGCACTGAGCTTTGGAACTGAGGATGGAATGGAAGGTAACGCTATAGTGTTGGCATCTAAATGGAATATTTCGCGGAGACCCGATTCCGTCTTATCATCAAAAATGATAGAAACAACTGAATAAATCATGATAAGTGGTGTTAAAACATCCAGAAAAGGAGCACCAATATGCAGGTCGTAGTTGGTAATCAATCCCAGCATATTCGTTGCAAAAAGATTTCTTACAAGAAAAAATACATAGAGCACTAAGGCGAGAGACCTGTTTGTAGATAGGTATTTGCAATAAACATTGGCGAAAATAAGCGGAGAACCTATTTTAATCACATCGTTTAAAATATTCAAAACACGGGATAAAGGAGTGATGTTTTCAATAAAAACCACTTCCAATCCCGGAGACAAAAAATATCTAGAGAGAAAATACAAACTAAAACCTATGGCAGTTAAAGAAAAGAGGTTCTTTGATGAGTGAATATGATTTTTCAGGCGTTTGACAGCCACGAAATATTGACTACTCAACTCCTGTAAATTATGAAGACCTGTAACTCCATTTTTTACACGGTTTGACGCGATGAACAGATAAGCAGCGGCAAAGACTAAAGTCATAACCACATCTCCGCACATGTCGGGTATACTCGGAGCGTGTATATCGTACCTATGAGCAGGATTCCCTGGCTGCAGAATATTAAAAAAGATAAGGGCATTTATGATATTTCCTATGATAAACCTCAGATTAATACCTACGAAGGTTAGGAATGCACCTATTCTTAAATATCTGAGCGCAGAATTGATCGTTGTATGAGTTGTATAATGAGTATTGGCACTTCGTAAATCAGATTCCTCAACTTCACTCGGAAGACTGTCACTCCATGACTCAGGGGAAGAGAGACTTAAGGTTTTTACATAGGAATTCCTGAGCTTCAAACTAAGCGCCGATCCCACTGCAATAAATATTCCACAGATGGGCGTGGATTTTTTGAGGTATAAAGTTGAAATTCTTATAAGACCACACAGTTACCGTTGACTGGATGAGACCAAGAAAGGCAATAGCAGCTATTTTGGGATTAATAGTATCTTTTACCAGCCCTGACTTTATGGCGCCTGAAAGCATCTTTTCTATCTTTCGCAGATACTTTTGAATAAGCTGGGAAATTTTTCTCCGTATAACCATATCGCTGAACTGCATAGCCCCCATGATAACAATGAAGGATGTCTCACGACGTTCCTTAGCATACGTAAGGTGTGCCAGCAGCACCTTCTTTAGATTTTGAATAGGATCGTAGCTTATCATTGCCCTGTCCAGCTTGCTCATGAGGGTTTCCTCAATGTTATCGATCAACAAATTCAATATATCTCTCTTGTTTTTAAAATGACGATATATTGCCGTTTTGGTGGTGCCTATCCGGCCTGCTATTTCGCTTATCGTGACGTATTCAATGCCCTTTGAATAAATAATGCGCCGAATGACATCGATAATCTGCTGTCTTCTGATTTTTGTGTGTTTTCTGATTTGCATTGTATTTCCTTCTCTATTAACTTATAAACACAAGACAATTTACTTGCACAAATTATAAATCTTAGATTATAATAAGGCAATAATTATTATGTTTACGATAGTTAACATTTTATAAAAGAAGCTAAATGTAAACCAAATAAATAGCATAATAAAGTATGATTTACTCAAAAGAGACACTAAAAGAACTTATATCGGCAAAACTCAAGGATTATAAGCTTATTATTGTATCCAACCGTGAGCCATATAGTCATAATTATGTGGGCGAGGAAATTAAATGCATTATCCCGGCTAGCGGGAT contains:
- a CDS encoding VOC family protein — protein: MREPIRVINTILYCHRWQETVSFYRDILGFSVTFENNWFVEFAVTSNARLSVANEQRATVKSARGQGLTLAFQVDKADATWQSLKARGVNVGKIADHPWGGRAFFLFDPEGNRLEVWSVEN
- a CDS encoding TetR/AcrR family transcriptional regulator encodes the protein MQIRKHTKIRRQQIIDVIRRIIYSKGIEYVTISEIAGRIGTTKTAIYRHFKNKRDILNLLIDNIEETLMSKLDRAMISYDPIQNLKKVLLAHLTYAKERRETSFIVIMGAMQFSDMVIRRKISQLIQKYLRKIEKMLSGAIKSGLVKDTINPKIAAIAFLGLIQSTVTVWSYKNFNFIPQKIHAHLWNIYCSGIGA